From a single Gemmatimonadota bacterium genomic region:
- a CDS encoding MBL fold metallo-hydrolase — protein MIVEVRDGAPRPAETAEPILLKYFGAAGWEIRDGNVVVLVDPYISRLKYAGEGHPDDTRTQFPRTGPGQPDTALINSLVTEADFILVHHSHYDHLGDVPYIAARTGAKVIGTETTTTILRAYGIPEEQLYAVRGGEDYQFDDFSVRVVPGIHSALNDKHYYDGRQYSAASGLRAPLRIDQFIEGGSLQFLARFKNHEVLTMGSMNFVERELQGLRPDILLAGINGSRLGLYQYDERLLKVTGYPRVVIPTHWDNFQYPYGFSQQANYENNLVPFMEAARMISPGTTVLPPTHLETLVVR, from the coding sequence ATGATCGTGGAGGTCCGGGACGGGGCGCCTCGGCCAGCGGAGACCGCCGAGCCCATCCTGTTGAAGTACTTCGGTGCCGCCGGATGGGAGATCCGGGACGGAAACGTCGTGGTGCTGGTCGACCCCTACATCTCTCGCTTGAAATACGCCGGGGAAGGACATCCGGACGACACCCGGACTCAGTTTCCGCGGACCGGCCCGGGCCAACCCGACACGGCGTTGATCAACTCACTGGTCACCGAGGCCGATTTCATCCTGGTGCACCATTCACACTACGATCACCTGGGTGACGTGCCCTACATTGCGGCCCGGACGGGGGCCAAGGTCATCGGCACCGAGACCACCACCACGATCCTTCGTGCCTATGGCATCCCCGAGGAGCAGCTCTACGCCGTGCGTGGCGGGGAGGACTACCAGTTCGACGACTTCTCGGTGCGGGTGGTCCCGGGGATCCACTCGGCCCTGAACGACAAACACTACTACGACGGCCGCCAGTACTCGGCGGCCAGCGGCCTGAGGGCGCCGCTGAGGATCGATCAATTCATCGAAGGAGGCTCACTCCAGTTCCTCGCGCGCTTCAAGAACCACGAGGTGCTCACCATGGGATCCATGAACTTCGTGGAGCGCGAGCTGCAGGGCCTCCGCCCCGACATTCTCCTGGCCGGGATCAACGGGTCACGGCTGGGGCTCTACCAGTATGACGAACGGCTGCTGAAGGTGACGGGGTATCCGCGCGTGGTGATCCCGACTCACTGGGACAACTTCCAGTATCCCTACGGCTTCTCGCAGCAGGCCAACTACGAGAACAACCTCGTTCCGTTCATGGAGGCGGCGAGGATGATCTCTCCGGGCACCACCGTGCTGCCGCCCACCCACCTCGAGACGTTGGTGGTTCGCTGA
- the hisIE gene encoding bifunctional phosphoribosyl-AMP cyclohydrolase/phosphoribosyl-ATP diphosphatase HisIE, with translation MNLPTPIRALEDLDQLRFGGADALVPVVAQDYDTGRVLMMAHANREAVERTLETHELHFWSRARRQLWRKGETSGNVLHVHALKADCDGDTLLAQVRPAGPVCHTGAATCFGNDLTAGVVDRLWRRLESRRTADPATSYTAELLADENRRLKKLGEECAELVVALARGERDRIDEEAADLLYHVLVALVGAGRPLAGVLEELSRRERP, from the coding sequence ATGAATCTGCCTACGCCCATCCGCGCTCTCGAAGATCTGGACCAACTCCGCTTCGGTGGTGCCGACGCGCTGGTCCCCGTCGTCGCCCAGGACTACGACACGGGCCGCGTGCTCATGATGGCGCACGCCAACCGTGAGGCGGTCGAACGCACGTTGGAGACGCACGAGCTGCATTTCTGGTCGCGTGCCCGCAGGCAGCTGTGGCGGAAGGGGGAAACGTCGGGAAACGTGCTGCACGTCCACGCGCTCAAGGCCGATTGCGACGGGGACACCCTGCTGGCCCAGGTCCGGCCCGCCGGTCCCGTGTGCCACACGGGCGCGGCGACCTGCTTCGGAAACGACCTGACCGCCGGGGTGGTGGACCGGCTGTGGCGGCGACTGGAGTCGCGCAGGACCGCGGACCCGGCCACCAGCTACACGGCGGAGCTGTTGGCGGACGAGAACCGGAGGCTCAAGAAGCTGGGCGAGGAGTGTGCCGAGTTGGTCGTGGCGCTGGCACGTGGTGAGAGAGACCGCATCGACGAGGAGGCCGCGGATCTGCTCTATCACGTGCTGGTCGCACTGGTGGGTGCCGGTCGCCCGCTCGCCGGCGTCCTGGAGGAGCTGAGCCGCAGGGAACGGCCGTAG
- the hisF gene encoding imidazole glycerol phosphate synthase subunit HisF — translation MLRPRLIVCLDVRDARVVKGRRFQGLRDVGDPVELARRYEADGADEVVFLDVSASLEERGTFRDTVTRTAETLFVPLTVGGGVRSVADIGGLLRAGADKVSLNSAIVTDPELLSAAADAFGAQCVVASVDAARVPSEGPVRWEVFTHGGTRPTALDAVDWCAACAERGAGEILLTSIDQDGARSGYDIELLQAVTARVRVPVIASGGAANAAHLAEGLTLGGASAVLLAGVLHDGLTTVSTLKGELLDRGMAIR, via the coding sequence ATGCTGAGACCGCGACTCATCGTGTGCCTGGATGTACGGGACGCGCGCGTGGTGAAGGGCCGGCGCTTCCAGGGGCTGCGTGACGTGGGCGATCCGGTGGAGCTGGCGCGCCGCTACGAGGCCGACGGAGCCGACGAGGTCGTGTTCCTGGACGTGAGTGCCTCGTTGGAAGAACGCGGAACGTTCCGCGACACCGTGACGCGCACCGCGGAGACCCTCTTCGTTCCCCTCACCGTGGGTGGTGGCGTACGCTCGGTCGCGGACATCGGCGGGCTGCTGCGGGCCGGCGCGGACAAAGTCAGCCTCAACAGCGCAATCGTGACCGACCCCGAGCTTCTGTCGGCCGCCGCCGACGCGTTCGGCGCGCAGTGCGTGGTCGCGAGCGTCGACGCCGCGCGCGTCCCGTCGGAGGGGCCGGTGCGCTGGGAGGTGTTCACGCACGGGGGCACTCGGCCTACGGCCCTGGACGCCGTGGACTGGTGCGCGGCCTGCGCCGAGCGGGGGGCCGGGGAGATCCTCCTCACGTCCATCGACCAGGACGGCGCCCGCTCCGGATACGATATCGAGTTGTTGCAGGCGGTGACCGCCCGCGTCCGCGTACCCGTCATCGCCTCGGGCGGGGCCGCCAACGCCGCTCATCTGGCGGAGGGCCTGACACTCGGCGGCGCCTCCGCCGTACTGCTCGCCGGCGTCCTGCACGACGGGCTCACCACCGTGAGCACACTCAAGGGCGAACTTCTCGACCGGGGAATGGCCATCCGATGA
- a CDS encoding imidazoleglycerol-phosphate dehydratase, with amino-acid sequence MKRVERSTKETTIRVGVAVGNGASRIDVEDEFFRHMLDTFGRYAGLELDVHARGDLKHHIVEDVAITLGLALKDLTPARAARYGWAAIPMDDAWVDAALDLGGRAWYGGKLPSRLYQHFLRSLAFAMDATLHVQVVRGFDRHHIVEAAIKATGMALRQAIAEGDQLFSTKGAVHIRRDEP; translated from the coding sequence ATGAAGCGCGTGGAGCGCTCCACCAAGGAGACCACGATCCGCGTGGGCGTGGCCGTGGGGAACGGCGCCTCGCGCATCGATGTCGAAGACGAGTTCTTCCGTCACATGCTCGATACGTTCGGGCGCTATGCTGGACTCGAGCTGGATGTGCATGCTCGTGGCGATCTGAAGCACCACATCGTCGAGGACGTGGCCATCACACTGGGACTCGCGCTCAAAGACCTCACGCCCGCCCGGGCCGCCCGCTACGGATGGGCCGCGATCCCCATGGACGACGCCTGGGTCGACGCGGCCCTCGATCTGGGGGGACGGGCCTGGTACGGCGGGAAGCTGCCCTCCCGCCTCTACCAGCACTTCCTGCGCAGCCTGGCCTTCGCCATGGACGCTACCCTGCATGTCCAGGTGGTTCGCGGCTTCGACCGCCACCACATCGTCGAAGCGGCCATCAAAGCCACCGGCATGGCGCTGCGGCAAGCGATCGCCGAGGGCGACCAGCTCTTCTCCACCAAGGGCGCCGTCCACATCCGGCGGGACGAGCCTTGA
- a CDS encoding HisA/HisF-related TIM barrel protein, which yields MIVAAAVDIRKGRCVQLVGGDPDVQRISLPSPLEAARSWIGRGFRHLHVVDLDAAFAEGDNNAVVDSLLPLCDDVQVGGGVRDDRRAGALLRAGAARIIVGTRALSDPTWLETLAGAHPGRVVAAADVRDGTVVVQGWTRESGQALEDVLQRWQDLPLAGVLVTDVSREGRLEGLDTERVAQAREATRHSLWVAGGIGSLTDVRAAHDAGADGLVLGMSIYTGAIDVDALLEEFGR from the coding sequence TTGATCGTCGCTGCCGCCGTCGACATCCGCAAAGGACGTTGTGTGCAGTTGGTCGGGGGAGATCCCGACGTACAGCGGATCTCGCTACCGTCCCCCCTCGAAGCCGCCCGCTCCTGGATCGGCAGAGGGTTCCGTCATCTGCACGTCGTGGATCTCGATGCTGCGTTCGCCGAGGGCGACAACAATGCCGTGGTCGACTCGCTGCTCCCGCTCTGCGACGACGTGCAGGTCGGAGGCGGCGTGCGTGACGATCGCCGCGCCGGTGCGCTGCTACGCGCAGGTGCGGCCCGCATCATCGTGGGCACGCGTGCGCTGAGCGATCCCACCTGGCTGGAGACGCTCGCCGGCGCCCACCCGGGTCGGGTCGTGGCTGCCGCCGACGTGCGCGACGGCACGGTGGTCGTGCAGGGCTGGACGCGCGAGAGCGGGCAGGCGCTCGAGGACGTGCTGCAGCGGTGGCAGGATCTGCCGCTGGCCGGCGTCCTGGTGACCGATGTCTCCCGCGAGGGGCGGCTGGAAGGGCTCGACACCGAGCGGGTGGCCCAGGCCCGGGAGGCCACCCGCCATTCCCTGTGGGTGGCGGGCGGCATCGGATCCCTGACCGACGTGCGGGCGGCGCACGATGCGGGGGCGGACGGACTGGTGCTGGGGATGTCCATCTATACCGGAGCGATCGACGTCGACGCGCTCCTCGAGGAGTTCGGCCGATGA
- the hisH gene encoding imidazole glycerol phosphate synthase subunit HisH yields MRIALLDYGAGNLHSLQKAIVRHGAAVEITRDWGQALHADALVLPGVGSFQSAVRSLPADVTPVRAALSAGFPCLGICLGMQLLFDASEEGAGHGLGLIPGTVRRLRAEIVPQMGWNDVRADPDPLFPDPSPLVAYYANSYVCEPEDPRCVVAWSEYEGDRFAAAVRHARTWGVQFHPEKSSRSGLALIERFLEEAR; encoded by the coding sequence ATGAGGATCGCGCTCCTGGACTACGGGGCCGGGAACCTGCACTCGCTGCAGAAGGCGATCGTGCGTCATGGAGCCGCGGTCGAGATCACCCGCGACTGGGGCCAGGCGTTGCACGCCGACGCCCTGGTGCTTCCGGGCGTCGGCTCCTTCCAGTCCGCAGTGCGGAGCTTGCCGGCCGACGTGACCCCGGTGCGCGCCGCCCTGTCCGCGGGCTTCCCCTGCCTCGGGATCTGCCTGGGCATGCAACTCCTGTTCGATGCCAGCGAGGAAGGCGCCGGGCACGGCCTCGGATTGATCCCGGGTACGGTGCGGCGACTGCGCGCCGAGATCGTGCCCCAGATGGGCTGGAACGACGTGCGCGCCGATCCGGACCCGCTCTTCCCCGACCCCTCGCCCCTGGTCGCCTACTACGCGAATTCGTATGTGTGCGAACCAGAAGACCCCCGTTGCGTCGTGGCCTGGAGCGAGTACGAAGGCGATCGCTTCGCCGCGGCCGTTCGACACGCGCGCACCTGGGGGGTGCAGTTTCACCCGGAGAAGAGCTCCCGCTCGGGGCTCGCGCTGATTGAGCGCTTTCTGGAGGAGGCACGTTGA
- a CDS encoding aminotransferase class I/II-fold pyridoxal phosphate-dependent enzyme has protein sequence MSFPRSDLRDLAPYAQDPTPVDLDLSDNTNLWGPHPAALQALAESAASVARYPTAYGDAVRAAVAARFGVPMDCVTTGCGSDDLIDAAFRGLAAPGEALAYLAPTFSMVEHAALTNSLERRPYLVDYAGGGALPAPEAVLEGAPALVYLCTPNNPTGTGLPAPWVDALLDRVATLAEAPIVLIDEAYAHFTDQSWLERAPGHGRLLVLRTMSKAYGLAGLRVGFGVAAPAVLLELNKARGPFKVGRSAEAAAAAALADGSSWLDEIIHETLLNRARLDAELRSRGWAPLPSEANFVLIPVAEPLWSEVADRLARGRIGVRAVRFPDGSRWMRLTVGPWPWMERLLAELGEAP, from the coding sequence ATGAGCTTCCCCCGAAGCGACCTCCGCGACCTGGCGCCCTACGCGCAGGATCCGACACCGGTCGATCTCGACCTTTCGGACAACACGAACCTCTGGGGTCCCCATCCGGCTGCGCTGCAGGCGCTCGCGGAGAGCGCCGCTTCCGTGGCGCGCTATCCCACCGCGTATGGCGACGCGGTGCGCGCAGCCGTCGCTGCCCGGTTCGGCGTGCCCATGGACTGCGTGACGACCGGCTGTGGCTCCGACGATCTCATCGACGCGGCGTTTCGCGGTCTGGCCGCTCCAGGGGAGGCCCTCGCCTACCTGGCTCCCACGTTCAGCATGGTCGAGCACGCGGCCCTCACCAACAGCCTGGAGCGTCGGCCGTACCTCGTGGACTACGCGGGCGGGGGCGCCCTCCCCGCTCCCGAGGCAGTGCTCGAGGGAGCGCCTGCCCTCGTCTACCTGTGCACACCCAACAACCCCACGGGAACGGGTCTGCCCGCGCCCTGGGTCGACGCCTTGCTCGACCGCGTGGCCACCCTGGCGGAGGCTCCGATCGTACTCATCGATGAGGCCTACGCGCATTTCACGGACCAGAGTTGGTTGGAGCGCGCACCCGGGCACGGCCGACTCCTGGTGCTGCGCACCATGTCGAAGGCGTACGGACTCGCGGGCCTGCGCGTGGGCTTCGGCGTGGCCGCGCCTGCCGTGCTTCTCGAGCTCAACAAGGCCCGCGGGCCTTTCAAGGTAGGCCGGTCCGCGGAGGCCGCGGCCGCTGCGGCCCTGGCGGATGGGTCGTCGTGGCTGGACGAGATCATCCACGAGACCCTGCTCAACCGAGCGCGCCTCGACGCCGAGCTGCGCAGCCGCGGTTGGGCACCGCTCCCCTCCGAGGCCAACTTCGTGCTGATCCCGGTCGCCGAGCCACTGTGGTCCGAAGTGGCGGACCGCCTGGCTCGGGGCCGAATCGGGGTGCGAGCCGTACGCTTCCCGGACGGGAGCCGCTGGATGCGTTTGACCGTCGGTCCCTGGCCCTGGATGGAGCGATTGCTGGCCGAGCTGGGAGAGGCACCATGA
- the hisD gene encoding histidinol dehydrogenase codes for MKVAIAGPIAGLSEAEQAHLFTRALPDQEDVQDTVRSLLERVRREGDAALFDLARRLDGAHLDTLAVPRDEWQRAAQRLAAPERAALERAAVNIERFHKALLPEPTRHISEPGVSLERRWVPVGRAGVYAPGGRAAYPSSVLMGVVAARAAGVDQVIVCSPPSPDGRVSDGVLAAAWLGGADRLFALGGAGAIAALAYGTESVPQVDVIVGPGNRWVNEAKQQVAGWVRIDSPAGPSELLVLADAGADPDVIARELVAQAEHDPDAAVVLVTPAAELLSSTRARLEARVAAADRRDVAEAALAANGALLLATDPEQALLFANAYAPEHLLLLVDEPGPAIDRLRTAGTVFVGATSSVAFGDYMTGANHVLPTAGRARSFSGLATDHFMRSFTVQRIDPVGAAALAADVRRLAELEGLPAHATAAWAAGGHS; via the coding sequence GTGAAGGTCGCGATCGCAGGACCCATCGCCGGACTGAGCGAGGCAGAGCAGGCCCATCTGTTCACCCGGGCGCTGCCGGACCAGGAAGACGTCCAGGACACGGTGCGCAGCCTGCTGGAGCGCGTTCGTCGGGAAGGCGACGCCGCGCTCTTCGATCTCGCCCGCCGACTGGACGGCGCACATCTCGACACCTTGGCCGTGCCCCGCGACGAATGGCAGCGGGCCGCGCAGCGTTTGGCCGCACCGGAGCGCGCCGCGCTCGAGCGTGCCGCCGTCAACATCGAACGCTTCCACAAGGCGCTCCTGCCGGAGCCGACCCGACACATCAGCGAACCCGGCGTCTCCCTGGAGCGGCGCTGGGTTCCCGTGGGGCGCGCCGGCGTCTACGCGCCCGGAGGGCGGGCCGCGTATCCGAGCAGCGTGCTCATGGGCGTGGTGGCGGCCCGGGCCGCAGGGGTGGACCAGGTGATCGTGTGCTCACCTCCGTCGCCGGACGGCCGGGTGAGCGACGGGGTGCTCGCAGCGGCCTGGCTCGGTGGAGCGGATCGGCTGTTCGCCCTCGGCGGCGCCGGTGCCATCGCCGCGCTGGCCTACGGAACCGAGAGCGTCCCCCAGGTGGACGTGATCGTTGGCCCCGGCAACCGTTGGGTGAACGAAGCCAAGCAGCAGGTCGCCGGGTGGGTGCGCATCGACTCTCCGGCCGGGCCGTCGGAGCTCCTGGTGCTGGCCGACGCGGGTGCCGATCCCGACGTGATCGCTCGCGAGTTGGTCGCCCAGGCCGAGCACGATCCCGATGCGGCCGTGGTCCTGGTGACGCCCGCGGCGGAGCTGCTCTCCAGCACCCGGGCCCGCCTGGAGGCGCGGGTCGCGGCCGCAGACCGGCGCGACGTAGCGGAGGCGGCGCTGGCGGCGAACGGCGCGCTGCTCCTGGCCACGGATCCGGAGCAGGCTCTCCTGTTCGCGAACGCCTACGCGCCGGAGCACCTGCTGCTGCTCGTGGACGAGCCTGGCCCGGCCATCGACCGGTTGCGCACCGCGGGTACCGTCTTCGTAGGGGCCACCAGCTCGGTGGCCTTCGGCGACTACATGACGGGCGCCAACCACGTGTTGCCGACCGCGGGCCGGGCCCGCTCGTTCTCGGGACTCGCCACCGACCACTTCATGCGCTCGTTCACGGTGCAGAGGATCGACCCCGTCGGGGCCGCGGCGCTGGCCGCCGACGTGCGCCGGCTGGCAGAGCTGGAAGGCCTCCCCGCGCACGCGACCGCGGCCTGGGCGGCAGGGGGCCACTCATGA
- the hisG gene encoding ATP phosphoribosyltransferase has product MRIALPNKGRLAERALALFEQAGLPPSFRAERALVAGLGKGYQAIFVRAQDIPEFVADGAAELGITGADLIEESGREITELLDLGFGRCRLVVAVKDDATADAPAALPPGTRVATSFPRLARSFFHSIGVSVEIAPVSGAAEIAPHLGVADVIVDLTSTGSTLRVNGLREIGTILESTARLVANRAAAEGLATRSSIDTLVAALESVLRAEKKRYLMANVPRSRLEQVRALLPGISGPTVVDVLDRGSWVAAHAVVDADDVFETIARLKALGAEGILVTRIERLMP; this is encoded by the coding sequence TTGCGGATCGCACTGCCCAACAAGGGACGCCTGGCCGAGCGCGCCCTGGCCCTCTTCGAACAGGCGGGCCTGCCGCCCAGCTTTCGCGCCGAGCGCGCCCTGGTCGCCGGCCTGGGAAAAGGGTATCAGGCCATTTTCGTTCGCGCGCAGGACATTCCGGAGTTCGTCGCGGACGGTGCCGCCGAGCTCGGGATCACCGGTGCGGACCTGATCGAAGAGTCCGGGCGCGAGATCACGGAGCTGCTCGACCTGGGCTTCGGTCGCTGTCGCCTCGTGGTGGCGGTCAAGGACGACGCGACTGCCGACGCTCCGGCGGCCCTACCGCCGGGGACCCGCGTGGCCACGTCATTTCCGCGCCTGGCCCGCAGCTTCTTCCACTCGATCGGCGTGTCGGTGGAGATCGCGCCGGTGAGCGGCGCCGCCGAGATCGCGCCTCACCTGGGTGTGGCCGACGTGATCGTGGACCTCACGTCCACGGGCTCCACACTGCGCGTCAACGGGCTGCGTGAGATCGGGACGATCCTGGAGTCGACGGCGCGCCTGGTCGCGAACCGTGCCGCAGCCGAGGGGCTCGCCACACGCTCCTCCATCGACACCCTGGTCGCCGCATTGGAGTCGGTGCTGCGCGCGGAGAAGAAGCGCTACCTCATGGCGAACGTGCCGCGGTCGCGTCTGGAGCAGGTGCGAGCGCTCCTGCCCGGCATCTCCGGACCCACGGTGGTGGACGTGCTCGATCGGGGGTCGTGGGTGGCCGCCCACGCGGTCGTCGATGCCGACGACGTCTTCGAGACGATCGCTCGCCTGAAGGCGCTGGGTGCCGAAGGAATCCTGGTCACCCGGATCGAGAGGCTGATGCCGTGA
- a CDS encoding alpha/beta hydrolase-fold protein codes for MAGVERVERRGEVTLRGTDAWRFASECAGVDFEIRVAEPTPGPMSPPADRHGVLYVLDGDLFFGTATEMTRLQSMLFGELPPLRVVGIGYGTNDPRIQGETRNRDFTPTADARFEAMGRQMRPDWEPLLPEGQRMGGADRFLDFLEKELKPFIEGTYPVDGQDSTLFGSSMGGLCATWALLTRPQAFRRYVIASPALWWDDGVVFRAEEARAERGGDLEARAYFGVGSLEEGAGIPGLDAWKMISNPRRLVALLESRAYPSLVGTFQVLDGESHTSVVPVALTRGLRHLYRR; via the coding sequence ATGGCTGGTGTGGAGCGAGTCGAACGCCGGGGCGAGGTGACCCTGAGGGGGACGGACGCCTGGCGCTTCGCGTCCGAATGCGCCGGGGTCGACTTCGAGATCCGGGTGGCTGAGCCCACGCCCGGCCCCATGTCGCCGCCCGCGGACCGCCACGGGGTGCTGTACGTCCTGGACGGAGACCTGTTCTTCGGGACGGCCACCGAGATGACCCGCCTGCAGAGCATGTTGTTCGGAGAGCTTCCTCCCCTGCGCGTCGTGGGCATCGGATACGGCACCAACGACCCGCGCATCCAAGGGGAGACCCGGAACCGGGATTTCACACCGACGGCCGACGCCCGCTTCGAAGCCATGGGGCGGCAGATGAGGCCGGACTGGGAGCCGCTGCTGCCGGAGGGGCAACGCATGGGCGGCGCCGATCGCTTCCTGGACTTCCTGGAAAAGGAGTTGAAGCCGTTCATCGAGGGCACCTACCCGGTGGACGGTCAGGACAGCACGCTGTTCGGCTCATCCATGGGGGGGCTGTGCGCTACCTGGGCTCTGCTGACGCGCCCGCAGGCGTTCCGGCGCTATGTGATCGCGAGTCCGGCTCTGTGGTGGGACGACGGCGTGGTGTTCCGCGCCGAGGAAGCGCGGGCCGAGCGCGGCGGAGACCTCGAGGCGCGGGCCTACTTCGGCGTGGGATCGCTCGAAGAGGGGGCCGGGATCCCGGGGCTCGACGCCTGGAAGATGATCAGCAACCCTCGACGCCTGGTCGCGCTCCTCGAGTCCCGCGCCTATCCATCCCTCGTTGGGACGTTCCAGGTCCTGGACGGCGAGTCCCACACGTCGGTGGTCCCAGTAGCGCTGACGCGCGGGCTCCGCCACCTCTACCGCCGCTAG
- a CDS encoding carbamoyltransferase, protein MPRNVVLGISAFYHDSAACLVVDGRVVAAAQEERFTRQKGDASFPEHAVRFCLQQGGVGVSDLDAVAFYDKPLLKFERILETYLGVSPRGFGSFLKAGPLWVTDRLRIEKQIRDALEFDGTVLYAEHHESHAASAFFPSPFTDAAILTMDGVGEWATASFGVGSGSEIEIQKELHWPDSLGLLYSAFTYFTGFKVNSGEYKVMGLAPYGRPKYVDLILSELLDLKEDGSFRLNQRYFNYLTGLTMTSERLGEIFDGPARRPESPLTQREMDLARSVQDVTEEVMLRMARTAHRETGQKNLCLAGGVALNCVGNGRLLREGPFEGLWIQPAAGDAGGALGVALLAWHRHFSQPRTVQAGRDSMQGSYLGPGYSETEIQQTLDGLGAHYTKVDDCALFDRVAQLLADEQVVGWFRGRMEFGPRALGARSILGDPRSPRMQAQLNLKIKFRESFRPFAPSILAERVSEYFELEQESPYMLLVAPVREDRRLPLPEGTETLWGIDLLNVPRSDVPAITHVDYSARVQTVDGVANPDYYALLKAFETRTGCAILVNTSFNVRGEPIVCSPEDAYRCFMRTHMDYLVVGPFLLRKEDQPPWTEEVDWRRDIPLD, encoded by the coding sequence ATGCCCCGCAACGTCGTCCTCGGTATCTCAGCCTTCTATCACGATAGCGCGGCCTGCCTCGTCGTGGACGGGCGGGTGGTGGCGGCTGCCCAGGAGGAGCGCTTCACGAGGCAGAAGGGCGACGCGTCCTTCCCCGAGCATGCGGTCCGCTTCTGCTTGCAGCAGGGAGGCGTGGGCGTCTCCGACTTGGACGCGGTCGCGTTCTACGACAAGCCACTCCTGAAGTTCGAGCGCATCCTCGAGACCTACCTGGGCGTCTCACCGCGTGGCTTTGGTTCGTTCCTGAAGGCCGGTCCCCTCTGGGTCACCGACCGGCTGCGCATCGAGAAGCAGATCCGCGACGCGCTCGAGTTCGACGGGACGGTGCTGTACGCCGAACATCACGAGTCCCATGCGGCCTCCGCCTTCTTTCCGTCTCCCTTCACCGATGCCGCCATCCTCACCATGGACGGGGTGGGGGAATGGGCGACTGCGTCGTTCGGCGTGGGCAGCGGCAGCGAGATCGAGATCCAGAAGGAGTTGCACTGGCCGGACTCGCTGGGCTTGCTGTATTCGGCCTTCACGTACTTCACCGGCTTCAAGGTCAACTCGGGCGAGTACAAGGTCATGGGACTCGCTCCCTATGGCCGCCCCAAGTACGTGGATCTCATCCTCAGCGAGCTGCTCGATCTCAAGGAGGACGGCTCCTTCCGGTTGAATCAGCGCTACTTCAACTACCTCACCGGTCTCACCATGACCAGTGAGCGCCTCGGTGAGATCTTCGACGGACCCGCGCGCCGCCCGGAGAGCCCGCTGACGCAGCGCGAGATGGACCTGGCGCGCTCCGTCCAGGACGTGACCGAAGAGGTGATGCTACGGATGGCGCGCACTGCCCACCGCGAGACGGGCCAGAAGAACCTCTGTCTCGCGGGTGGCGTCGCGCTCAACTGCGTCGGAAACGGCCGCCTGCTGCGGGAAGGGCCCTTCGAGGGGCTTTGGATCCAACCGGCCGCCGGGGATGCCGGGGGAGCCCTGGGCGTGGCGCTGTTGGCTTGGCACCGACACTTCAGCCAACCCCGCACGGTGCAGGCCGGCCGCGATTCCATGCAGGGGTCCTATCTGGGCCCCGGCTACAGCGAGACGGAGATCCAGCAGACGCTCGACGGCCTGGGAGCGCACTACACGAAAGTGGACGACTGCGCGCTGTTCGACCGTGTCGCGCAGCTCCTGGCGGACGAGCAGGTGGTGGGCTGGTTCCGCGGCCGCATGGAGTTCGGCCCCCGCGCGCTGGGAGCGCGCAGCATCCTGGGCGATCCCCGCTCGCCCCGCATGCAGGCCCAACTGAATCTGAAGATCAAGTTCCGCGAGAGCTTCCGGCCGTTCGCGCCGAGCATCCTGGCCGAGCGCGTGTCGGAGTACTTCGAGCTGGAGCAGGAGTCCCCGTACATGCTGCTGGTGGCTCCCGTGCGAGAGGATCGGAGACTTCCCCTGCCGGAGGGTACCGAGACGCTCTGGGGCATCGATCTGCTGAACGTACCGCGCTCCGACGTGCCTGCCATCACGCACGTCGACTACTCGGCGCGCGTCCAGACGGTCGATGGCGTCGCCAATCCGGACTACTACGCGCTGTTGAAGGCGTTCGAGACGCGCACCGGGTGTGCGATTCTCGTCAACACGTCGTTCAACGTGCGTGGGGAGCCGATCGTGTGTTCCCCCGAGGATGCGTATCGCTGCTTCATGCGCACGCACATGGACTATCTGGTGGTGGGCCCCTTCCTGTTGCGGAAGGAGGACCAGCCGCCCTGGACCGAGGAGGTCGATTGGCGACGGGACATCCCGCTCGACTGA
- a CDS encoding SxtJ family membrane protein, giving the protein MATGHPARLSARDGRRFGVTVGSAFLVFAGVAWWRGHVRSPVVLATLGAVLFLAGLVLPTRLGPVERAWMRMAHAISRVTTPIFMGIVYYGVVTPVGAVMRALGRNPVKHQAKDGSYWVVKDQERRGTMLQKF; this is encoded by the coding sequence TTGGCGACGGGACATCCCGCTCGACTGAGCGCCCGCGACGGGCGCCGCTTCGGCGTCACGGTGGGCAGTGCCTTCCTGGTCTTCGCGGGCGTGGCCTGGTGGCGTGGCCACGTCAGGTCGCCCGTGGTCCTGGCCACATTGGGTGCCGTGCTGTTCCTCGCCGGTCTCGTGTTGCCCACGCGGCTGGGCCCGGTGGAGCGGGCCTGGATGCGGATGGCCCATGCCATTTCCAGGGTCACGACACCCATCTTCATGGGGATCGTGTACTATGGGGTGGTCACTCCCGTGGGAGCCGTGATGCGCGCCCTCGGTCGCAATCCCGTGAAGCACCAGGCCAAGGACGGCAGCTACTGGGTCGTCAAGGACCAGGAGCGCCGCGGTACCATGTTGCAGAAGTTCTGA